In the genome of Methanomassiliicoccales archaeon, one region contains:
- a CDS encoding GNAT family N-acetyltransferase translates to MRITIEEISSASKWAELEDEWHELLSSSDENDLFLTFDWLYSWWATYGEGRKMRLIIARENDAIVGVAPIMISSIGKLLKLRIAEFIGTGPSDHLGIILKEGRRDVAQAIWMHLNDLDDWDIMDLRDMRSDLSTACSLTQTSLEAEREENVDPYIPLRGDFERYMRSLSKSYKHNIERSWRRLNEEHMVRVEAIKSPERMKEAFDILLALNSLRWQGRGKSTLESPPMREFLKNALRRLAPKNNVVFHVLYAEEVAISITLGFHYGGRYLYYLSGFNPEYHNFGPGRCLLAKIIQDSYEQGLKEVDLLRGNEDYKFRFNPEQRKLLRFRTKKKGVRAGLSELVGI, encoded by the coding sequence ATGCGGATAACAATCGAGGAAATCTCTTCGGCCTCGAAATGGGCCGAATTAGAAGATGAATGGCATGAGCTTCTTTCTTCCAGCGATGAGAATGATCTATTCCTCACATTCGATTGGCTGTACAGCTGGTGGGCCACTTACGGCGAAGGAAGGAAAATGCGTCTTATAATTGCACGTGAAAATGATGCCATCGTCGGCGTGGCTCCGATAATGATATCTTCTATTGGCAAGTTACTCAAATTGCGTATTGCCGAATTCATCGGTACAGGCCCTTCTGACCATCTTGGAATCATCTTGAAAGAAGGGAGGAGGGATGTTGCTCAGGCGATATGGATGCATCTAAATGATTTAGATGACTGGGACATAATGGATTTACGTGACATGAGAAGCGATTTAAGCACTGCATGTTCATTGACTCAAACGTCGCTTGAAGCTGAGAGAGAAGAGAACGTCGACCCTTATATTCCCCTCAGAGGAGATTTTGAAAGATATATGCGAAGTCTGTCCAAAAGTTACAAGCATAATATTGAGCGTTCGTGGAGAAGGCTTAATGAAGAACACATGGTAAGAGTAGAGGCTATAAAATCGCCAGAAAGAATGAAAGAGGCCTTTGATATTCTCCTGGCTTTGAATTCCCTACGCTGGCAAGGACGTGGGAAAAGCACTTTAGAATCCCCACCTATGAGAGAATTCCTAAAAAATGCCCTGAGGAGACTGGCACCGAAAAATAATGTCGTCTTCCATGTTCTATATGCAGAGGAGGTAGCGATTTCCATTACGCTGGGATTTCACTATGGAGGTCGCTATTTATACTATTTATCTGGTTTCAACCCGGAATATCATAACTTTGGACCAGGCAGATGCTTGTTGGCAAAAATCATCCAAGATTCGTACGAACAAGGGTTAAAGGAGGTGGATTTGTTGCGAGGTAATGAAGATTATAAATTTCGTTTTAACCCTGAGCAGCGAAAACTTCTTCGCTTCAGGACCAAAAAGAAAGGAGTGCGGGCTGGGCTATCAGAGTTAGTTGGCATCTAA
- a CDS encoding glycosyltransferase family 4 protein — MSHLQKAFPESRIITYSSSHSLTFLPNLSKLNLEYPRMGWAISREFARLNKEEEFDLVICNDLAGLGLNVLEPQIPAMQVFHYTYRGFAESALRGLPGYVPSKHFLPWFEKATAHGKRIVAVSHKTRRELESLYGRSATVIENAVPLDVFHPLPQDECRAELGIKWKGPIGIFVGRADPSKGFDVVRQIAKSRKDIKILCVTGSRVEKEDREKMIVFQKVPNEEMPKYYSSADFLLFPSRYESSSYITIEALACDLPVVAYRTGVFEDMDNDKVGVIVERVDYETFMRAIDQILSMERVKTRACAEKRFSMERFIAEYRKLAREMLEKNVMTE, encoded by the coding sequence GTGAGCCATCTTCAAAAGGCTTTTCCTGAGTCGAGGATCATAACGTATTCTTCCAGCCATTCTCTCACTTTCTTGCCTAATTTGAGCAAGCTCAACCTAGAATATCCACGCATGGGATGGGCCATAAGCCGAGAGTTTGCGAGATTGAACAAGGAAGAAGAATTCGATCTTGTGATATGTAACGATTTAGCAGGATTGGGGCTGAATGTGCTTGAGCCTCAAATTCCAGCCATGCAAGTTTTCCATTATACTTATAGAGGTTTTGCCGAAAGCGCATTGCGGGGCCTTCCAGGCTATGTGCCTTCAAAACATTTTTTACCTTGGTTCGAGAAGGCCACGGCGCACGGAAAGCGTATTGTTGCCGTAAGTCACAAAACAAGAAGAGAACTCGAAAGCCTATACGGTAGATCAGCTACAGTAATTGAGAATGCTGTTCCTCTTGATGTATTCCACCCTTTACCCCAGGATGAATGCAGGGCTGAGTTAGGTATTAAATGGAAAGGTCCAATCGGGATTTTCGTTGGCCGTGCGGACCCATCTAAAGGGTTTGATGTCGTGAGACAAATAGCCAAATCACGAAAAGACATCAAAATCCTTTGCGTTACCGGAAGTAGGGTGGAGAAAGAAGATCGGGAAAAAATGATAGTATTCCAAAAGGTTCCAAATGAAGAGATGCCTAAATATTATTCTTCTGCTGACTTTTTACTTTTTCCCTCCCGATATGAATCTTCGAGTTATATTACTATCGAAGCTTTGGCGTGTGATCTTCCAGTCGTAGCGTATCGCACCGGTGTCTTCGAAGATATGGATAATGATAAAGTAGGGGTAATTGTAGAGCGTGTTGATTATGAGACCTTTATGAGGGCGATAGATCAAATTTTATCTATGGAAAGGGTTAAAACCAGAGCTTGCGCGGAAAAGAGGTTTTCAATGGAACGCTTCATAGCAGAATATAGAAAACTGGCACGTGAGATGTTAGAAAAAAATGTAATGACCGAATAA
- a CDS encoding UPF0179 family protein, whose amino-acid sequence MVNITLIGVRQAKEGVTFIYKGFVPECRDCKLKAVCFNLDPGGIYRVKAVRDVRHDCKIHDDAVQVVEVEKLSASVAIAQKFALEGSTITYDEVKCKNLGCVNFRLCHPQAIERGGKYKIKEVKGELECPEGNKVIEVVVE is encoded by the coding sequence ATGGTTAATATCACTCTTATAGGTGTGAGGCAAGCCAAGGAAGGAGTGACCTTTATTTACAAGGGTTTCGTGCCAGAATGCCGCGATTGTAAATTGAAAGCCGTTTGCTTCAACCTCGACCCAGGTGGAATCTATCGTGTGAAGGCGGTAAGAGATGTAAGACATGATTGCAAGATTCATGATGATGCTGTTCAGGTCGTGGAAGTGGAGAAACTATCAGCCTCTGTGGCAATCGCTCAAAAATTCGCCTTAGAAGGGAGCACTATCACCTATGACGAAGTCAAATGCAAGAACCTTGGGTGCGTAAACTTCCGCTTGTGCCACCCACAAGCTATTGAGAGGGGGGGTAAATACAAAATTAAAGAAGTAAAAGGTGAGTTGGAGTGCCCCGAGGGCAATAAGGTCATAGAAGTCGTCGTAGAGTGA
- a CDS encoding oligosaccharide flippase family protein — MLGRKSLVVLVARVLASVLALVGLMFTSRYLGPEINGQISWALALITTFNSISDFGFMAAHVKRVSEGKDINDCVSTFTTIKLTLTAGMVVFTTAYITVWQWLQPGAISDTSLSILILFVLYSVFYNISSIFWTTYEGRMEAVKSQLIVLAEPLSRTPLMILVALGRWGAVPLAYTYVIGGLVIVVVGLMLIRREKIHWTRPTLFKEYFKYAVPISFITVFGTISWNLDKLIIEVFGSTTDVAFFSQPQTLLGVVGFIGVAVTTLTFPAFSQMHSRGDFEGIRAVTHRAERYISMLSLPVVVVIALFPTETVVTFLGELYAPASEPMRILALATYISLLSQAYTPQIGGINRPDISAKLVGLALLLNIILLLTLVPSSLNGFRTLGLGVNGAALANVLVSFVFMLMVRVTVFRLTQTKSNLRIILHIIAGILSAIVLYSIFQIHPIRYWYDLLFFALLEIPVFFAFLALFRELTRYDIHYFLEVMNLRDMAGYVSDEMKRRKE; from the coding sequence TTGCTGGGCCGCAAGTCACTGGTGGTTCTCGTCGCTCGCGTGCTGGCATCCGTGCTGGCATTAGTGGGCCTAATGTTCACCAGCCGTTATCTAGGTCCTGAGATTAATGGCCAAATCTCTTGGGCTCTGGCACTAATCACTACGTTCAACTCCATCTCGGATTTTGGCTTCATGGCCGCACATGTGAAGCGAGTTTCTGAAGGTAAAGACATCAATGATTGTGTCAGCACTTTTACTACCATCAAATTGACCCTTACTGCTGGGATGGTGGTCTTCACTACTGCCTATATAACTGTCTGGCAATGGCTGCAACCGGGGGCCATATCAGATACTAGCCTTTCGATCCTTATTCTCTTCGTACTATACAGCGTATTCTACAATATATCATCAATTTTCTGGACCACATATGAAGGTAGAATGGAGGCTGTAAAATCTCAGCTAATTGTGTTGGCAGAGCCTCTTTCTCGCACTCCTCTGATGATTTTGGTCGCGCTAGGAAGATGGGGAGCAGTACCCTTGGCATATACCTATGTTATAGGGGGGCTGGTCATCGTCGTTGTGGGTTTAATGCTAATACGCCGAGAGAAGATACATTGGACTAGACCGACTCTGTTCAAAGAGTATTTCAAATATGCCGTGCCCATATCCTTTATAACTGTTTTCGGTACTATATCTTGGAATTTGGATAAGCTAATAATCGAAGTCTTCGGATCCACAACGGACGTCGCCTTCTTCTCTCAGCCACAGACGCTGTTGGGCGTGGTCGGATTCATTGGAGTAGCTGTCACTACGTTGACCTTTCCCGCCTTTTCCCAGATGCATAGCAGGGGGGACTTCGAAGGAATTCGCGCCGTGACACATCGTGCGGAGAGATACATATCTATGCTTTCATTGCCCGTAGTGGTAGTGATCGCCCTATTCCCTACTGAGACTGTCGTCACATTCTTGGGCGAACTTTATGCTCCTGCCTCGGAGCCTATGCGAATCCTAGCCTTGGCAACTTATATCTCTCTCCTTAGTCAGGCATACACACCACAAATAGGAGGGATAAACCGTCCAGACATTTCTGCTAAATTGGTAGGGTTGGCGCTGTTATTGAACATCATCCTGTTGTTGACTTTAGTCCCCTCCTCATTAAACGGTTTCCGGACATTAGGGCTAGGTGTTAATGGTGCTGCTTTAGCAAATGTTCTCGTTTCTTTCGTCTTCATGTTAATGGTCAGAGTCACGGTATTTCGACTTACACAGACTAAATCCAATCTACGAATAATATTGCACATTATTGCGGGGATATTATCTGCCATAGTCCTTTATTCAATTTTCCAGATACACCCAATTCGTTATTGGTATGATCTTCTATTCTTCGCGTTATTGGAAATACCGGTCTTTTTTGCATTCTTAGCCCTTTTCCGAGAACTCACGCGATATGATATTCATTATTTCTTGGAGGTCATGAACCTAAGAGACATGGCTGGGTATGTTTCAGATGAAATGAAAAGAAGAAAAGAATGA
- a CDS encoding PIG-L deacetylase family protein — translation MFMDWSKVSLELRLIALRISRRFWLRGSLSGSAWNPKSMESIEGRRIMVISPHPDDDAIGCGGLIIKAISQGKNVKIVYLSLPKIHASSLKERELEAIKSMEVMGVTDFYLPKKEFPKSKKEVSRIIAKCIDEYGPDLVLVPSPWENHDQHLLSFEAYLDLLKEDLEVDTCMYEVWGMLIPNLVVNITEEWKRKAEAISAHASQLSKVDYVAMADALNSYRAISSGLRGRAEAFLQLNKKDVISFFSKA, via the coding sequence ATGTTTATGGATTGGTCCAAGGTTTCCCTCGAGCTCAGGCTCATTGCTCTTCGAATTTCAAGGCGCTTTTGGTTGAGGGGCTCGCTGTCAGGCAGTGCTTGGAATCCAAAGTCGATGGAATCGATTGAAGGTAGAAGGATCATGGTCATTTCTCCTCATCCAGATGATGATGCCATTGGGTGTGGTGGGTTAATTATTAAGGCTATATCACAAGGAAAAAATGTGAAGATTGTCTATCTGTCTCTTCCGAAGATTCATGCTTCAAGCCTGAAGGAAAGAGAGCTAGAAGCGATAAAATCTATGGAGGTCATGGGAGTAACTGATTTTTATCTTCCAAAAAAAGAATTTCCAAAAAGCAAAAAGGAGGTGTCAAGGATCATAGCTAAATGCATAGATGAGTATGGTCCAGATTTAGTGTTAGTCCCCTCGCCATGGGAAAATCATGATCAACATCTCTTATCATTTGAGGCTTATCTGGACCTTCTAAAGGAAGATCTTGAGGTTGATACCTGCATGTACGAGGTTTGGGGTATGTTGATTCCTAATCTAGTCGTCAACATAACAGAAGAGTGGAAACGGAAAGCTGAAGCAATCAGTGCTCACGCCTCACAGCTGAGCAAAGTTGATTACGTAGCTATGGCTGATGCCTTGAATTCATATCGCGCTATATCCAGTGGCCTAAGGGGTCGAGCAGAGGCATTCCTTCAATTGAACAAGAAGGATGTCATATCATTTTTTTCTAAAGCTTAG
- a CDS encoding phosphoribosylaminoimidazolesuccinocarboxamide synthase, whose protein sequence is MRLLRVGKVKQVYEVDEESLEFVFTDKISVFDKIIPSEIPYKGETLCRTAAFWFQVLRKAGIRTHFKELVPPNRMRVQKVDVIADYSKLNCSRANYLIPLEFISRHYVAGSLYDRVKAKEISAEELGFPRHHEVKYGEKLPRTFYEVTTKLEKMDRLLSMEEAVRISGMTMEEYYRSIELIEKIDKLIASEVEERMLIHVDGKKELAFDDKRRLMVVDTFGTADEDRWWDEDEYIKGNCVELSKETVRQYYRSIGYYDELYSARKAGRPEPPIPPLPEEKVKEVSKLYVEMFERITGESFR, encoded by the coding sequence ATGAGGCTGTTGCGCGTAGGCAAAGTCAAGCAAGTATATGAGGTGGATGAGGAAAGCCTTGAGTTCGTTTTCACCGATAAAATATCTGTTTTCGATAAGATCATTCCATCAGAAATACCCTATAAAGGAGAGACATTGTGCCGCACGGCGGCTTTCTGGTTCCAAGTGCTGAGAAAAGCCGGGATACGCACACATTTTAAGGAATTGGTTCCTCCGAACAGAATGCGTGTACAAAAAGTAGATGTAATTGCGGATTACAGCAAGCTAAACTGCTCTCGTGCCAATTATCTAATACCTTTGGAATTCATATCAAGGCATTATGTAGCTGGCTCCTTGTATGATAGAGTCAAAGCCAAAGAAATCTCCGCAGAGGAGCTCGGATTCCCTCGGCATCATGAGGTTAAGTATGGTGAGAAGCTTCCTCGTACATTCTACGAAGTGACTACGAAGTTGGAAAAAATGGATCGTCTACTTTCTATGGAGGAAGCAGTACGCATCTCAGGAATGACAATGGAGGAGTACTATCGTTCCATCGAATTGATAGAGAAGATAGACAAGCTTATTGCCAGTGAGGTAGAGGAGCGAATGCTTATCCATGTAGATGGAAAAAAGGAATTGGCGTTTGATGATAAACGCCGGTTGATGGTGGTTGACACATTTGGGACTGCGGATGAGGATCGATGGTGGGATGAGGACGAATACATCAAGGGCAATTGTGTAGAGCTCAGTAAAGAAACCGTAAGGCAGTATTATCGCTCCATCGGCTATTATGATGAACTTTATTCAGCTCGAAAAGCAGGTCGTCCAGAACCACCAATACCCCCACTCCCTGAGGAAAAAGTGAAGGAAGTAAGTAAGCTATATGTGGAAATGTTTGAGCGGATAACTGGAGAAAGTTTCCGCTGA
- a CDS encoding NAD(P)-dependent glycerol-1-phosphate dehydrogenase: protein MDEGDFTKARSMLFPRNVLVGHGVIEQVPQVCKDFNLSGTALIITGDKTIKVAGELILDGLKRKGYDVHVINTGEATDENLAKVEDVAREVKANFLLGVGGGSKIDLAKMTAKDLGVEFLSIPTSASHDGIASGRASIKNKSIPVSMDAKVPLGVIADTSVIVKAPYRLLAAGCADVISNATALMDWEFARRLRNEEFSRSAWALANYTAQTMIENAEFIRPNLEESVWIAIRPIIISGISMSVAGSSRPTSGSEHMFSHALDIIAPGKALHGEQCGVGCIMMMYLHGGDWQRIKNALAKIGAPTTAKELGLTREQILEALVTAHKIRKDRFTILGTLGLTYEAAEKVAEITKVI, encoded by the coding sequence ATGGATGAAGGGGACTTCACCAAAGCCCGCTCTATGCTTTTTCCCAGAAATGTGCTTGTGGGACATGGTGTAATAGAGCAGGTTCCTCAGGTGTGTAAGGATTTTAATCTCTCAGGTACGGCTCTAATAATCACCGGTGATAAGACCATTAAGGTCGCTGGAGAGTTGATCCTAGATGGCCTAAAGAGAAAGGGATATGATGTTCATGTGATCAATACCGGTGAAGCCACTGATGAGAACTTGGCCAAAGTTGAGGATGTGGCCCGTGAGGTAAAAGCAAATTTTCTTCTAGGCGTCGGAGGCGGGAGCAAGATAGACTTAGCCAAAATGACTGCCAAGGATTTAGGCGTGGAATTTCTCTCCATTCCGACTTCAGCATCTCATGATGGTATAGCTTCAGGTCGGGCCTCGATTAAGAATAAAAGCATTCCGGTTTCCATGGATGCTAAGGTCCCATTGGGAGTGATTGCAGATACCTCAGTGATCGTTAAAGCCCCTTACCGTCTTCTGGCTGCCGGATGCGCAGATGTTATCTCCAATGCCACTGCATTGATGGATTGGGAGTTTGCCCGTAGGTTACGCAATGAAGAATTTTCTCGTTCAGCCTGGGCGCTAGCCAACTATACTGCTCAAACGATGATTGAGAATGCAGAATTCATAAGACCTAATCTTGAGGAAAGCGTTTGGATAGCGATTCGTCCGATAATAATATCCGGAATCTCTATGTCTGTGGCTGGTTCTTCAAGACCAACAAGCGGTTCGGAACATATGTTCTCACATGCGTTGGACATCATAGCCCCAGGAAAAGCTCTGCATGGAGAGCAATGCGGCGTTGGATGTATAATGATGATGTACTTGCATGGAGGGGATTGGCAAAGAATAAAGAACGCCTTAGCTAAAATTGGAGCGCCAACGACGGCTAAGGAGTTAGGATTGACGCGAGAGCAAATATTAGAAGCTCTTGTAACCGCGCATAAGATTCGCAAAGACAGGTTTACCATACTCGGTACGCTCGGTCTGACCTACGAAGCTGCTGAGAAAGTTGCTGAGATAACTAAAGTCATCTGA